CCAGCTCGAAGACATAGTCGAGCTTTTTTTCCGCCAGCACGATACGGGCTTTGCGGACATACGGGCTGGCGAGGGAACCGATCAGTTTCATAGCTACTTTAAGGTGAAGGATCAGCAAGCAGTATAGCATCGGCGGCAGCAGTGTTTGGCAGCACGCGCCCAGCCGTCTCCATGGTGTGGCAGGCATGCCGCATCGGGGCCGGATTCAGCCAAATTGCGGTGCGCCGGCGCCCGATGGACGGCTGGCCAGCGGCCAGCGGTGGTAAAATCGTCCTTTACTGTGGCGCCGTCATTGTTGCTGTATTGCAATAGCCCTGCCCTCCCCGCGCGCCACACGCCAACCGTTTCTTTAACTTGCGTCCGCTCTCATGACTTCTACTACTCCGTATTCCACGCTGTCGGCCCTGTCTCCGCTCGATGGCCGCTACGCCAGCAAGACCGATCTGCTGCGCCCGATCCTGTCCGAAGCCGGTTTCATGCACCACCGCGTGAAAGTGGAAATCTCCTGGCTGCAAGCGCTGTCGCAAGCCGGTTTCGCCGAAATCAAGCCGTTCTCGGCCGAAGCGAGCGCCCTGCTCGACAAGATGGCGGCCGACTTCTCGGAAGCCGACGCTGCTCGCATCAAGGCCATCGAAGCGGTCACCAACCATGACGTCAAGGCCGTCGAGTACTGGCTGAAGGAACAAGTGGCGGACGTGCCGGAACTGGTGGCGGCGTCGGAATTCATCCATTTCGCCTGCACCTCGGAAGACATCAACAACACCTCGCACGGCATGATGCTCAAGGCCGCGCGCGACGGCGTGATGCTGCCGGCATTGAACGGCCTGGTAGCCAAGCTGACGCAGATCGCGCACGATAACGCCGATGTGCCGATGCTGTCGCGCACGCACGGCCAGACGGCCAGCCCGACCACCCTGGGCAAGGAATTCGCCAACGTCGTGGCCCGCCTGCAGCGCGCCGTGAAACGCATCGCGCAAGTGGAAATCCTCGGCAAGATGAATGGCGCCGTCGGCAACTACAACGCCCACCTGTCGGCCTATCCCGGCTTCGACTGGCCCGCATTCTCGCAGGCCGTCATCGAACAGCGCCTGGGCCTGGTCTTCAACCCATACACGATCCAGATCGAACCGCACGACTACATGGCCGAACTGTTCGACGCCTTCGCGCGCGCCAACACGATCCTGCTGGACCTGAACCGCGACATCTGGACGTACGTCTCGCTGGGCTACTTCAAGCAAAAGCTGAAAGCGGGCGAAATCGGTTCGTCGACGATGCCGCACAAGGTCAATCCGATCGACTTCGAAAACTCGGAAGGCAACCTGGGCCTGGCCAACGCCGTGCTCAAGCACCTGTCGGAAAAACTGCCCGTCTCGCGCATGCAGCGCGATTTGACGGATTCGACCGTGCTGCGCAACATTGGCGTGGGCCTGGGCTACACCTTGCTGGCGTATGACAGCTGCCTGCGCGGCCTGAACAAGCTGGAAGTGAACCACGCGCGCCTGGCGCAAGACCTGGACGCGACCTGGGAAGTGCTGGCCGAACCCGTACAAACCGTGATGCGCCGCTATGGCATCGAAAACCCGTACGAGCAGCTGAAAGAGCTGACGCGCGGCAAGGGCATCTCGAAAGAAGCGCTGCAAACCTTCGTCAATGGCCTGGCCATTCCGCAGGATGCCAAGGACGTGCTGCTGACCATGACGCCGGGCAACTACATCGGTATCGCGGCGCAATTGGCCAAAGCCATCTAAGCAGTTTTCACATGGGGATCGTCCGATCCCATTCCCGCGGGGCGGCCAGCACACAAATGCTGCCCGCCCCGCGGTTTTTCCGGCAATCTTTCTTGTAGAATCTCCAGCACGCAGCGCAATTTGATTTTCTTTGGTATATTAGGCCGAATTAGTCCTAATACGTACTACATTCAAGAAAGCCATCGATGCAACGCTACACCACCACCGCCATCATCCTGCACTGGCTGACCGCCCTGCTGATCATCAGCGCCTTCGTCATGGGCCTGATCATGACGGATATTCCCGGCCTGACGCCCACCAAGCTCAAATATTTCTCCTGGCACAAATGGCTGGGCGTGACCGTGCTGGCCATCGCCGCCATCCGCCTGCTGTGGCGCAAGGCCAACGTGCCGCCGCCGCACCCGGCCAGCATGGTTGCCTGGCAAAAGAAGGCGGCCGACGCCATGCATGTGCTGCTGTACATCCTGATCTTCGCCGTGCCCATCTCCGGCTACCTGTACACCCTGGCCGCCGGCGTGCCGGTGGTCTACCTGGGCCTGTTCCAGCTGCCCGTCATCATGGCGCCAAACCCGGAACTTAAGCCGCTTTTAAAAGAGATTCATTATGTTCTGAACATGACAATGGCAGCCGCCGTGGCCGCCCATGTGCTGGCGGCGCTGAAGCACCAGTTCATCGACCGTGATGGCGTCCTCAAGCGCATGCTGCCCTGACATCGACGTCCCCTTGCTCACTGAAACTACAGGAAAAAAACAAGATGAAAACCACCCAACGCATCGTCCTCGCTTCCCTGCTGGGCCTGTCCGTGGCCGCCACCGCCGCCACCCTGCTGAAAGTCGACCCCGCCAAGACCAGCGTGTCGGCCGTGTTCAAGCAAATGAACGTGCCCGTGGAAGCGAAGTTCAAGAAATTCAATATCGCCATCGATTACAACCCGGCCACGCCGGATGCCTCGAAAGCGTCGGTGGAAATCGAGACCGCCAGCATCGATATCGGCGACCCCGAGTACAACAAGGAAGTGGCGAAGAAAGAATGGTTCAACTCGGCCCAGTTCCCGAAAGCCACCTTTGTCTCGAGCAGCATCAAGGCCGCCGGCGCGGGCAAGCTGACGGTCACCGGCAAGCTGAGCATCAAAGGCAAGACCACCGACGTGACCTTCCCCCTGGCGGTAAAAGCCGACGGCGGCAAATACGCGTTTGACGGCGCCCTGCCGATCAAGCGCCTGACCTACAACATCGGCGAAGGCGAGTGGAAAGACACGAGCATGGTTGCCGACGAGGTCACCATCAAATTCCACGTCGCTGCTCAGTAACACCTGAGAAAACGTCCATGGCTGCGTTGCTCTTGCCTCGTCGTGCTATTTGCACTGCCTTCGGCAAGGCGCCTTGTCCTGAACGTTTTTCAGGCGTTACCAAAAACAACCCCACAACCTGTTCAACTTTAGGATCTGCATGAAACTTTCGCACTTGATGATCGCCGTGCTGGCAGCTGCCGGCGCGGGTTCGGCCATGGCCGCTACCGACACCTACAACCTCGACCCGACGCACACCTTCCCCAGCTTTGAAGCCGATCACATGGGCATGTCGGTGTGGCGCGGCAAGTTCAACAAGACCAAGGGGACGGTCGCCCTGGACCGCGCCGCCAAGACGGGCAGCCTGGACCTGGTCATCGATGCCGATTCGATCGATTTCGGCCTCGACGCCATGAACACGCACGCGAAAAAAGCGGACATGTTCAACGTCGAGAAATTCCCGCAAATCACCTACAAGAGCAAATCGCTCAAGTTCAACGGCGAGCAGCTGGTGGAAGTCGATGGCGAACTGACCTTGCTGGGCGTGACCAAGCCCGTCAAGCTGAATGTGAGCAAGTTCAAGTGCATCATGCACCCGCGCTACAAGCGCGAAGTGTGCGGCGCCGACGCCACGGCGGAATTCAAGCGCAGCGACTTTGGCTTGAACTACGGCATGCCGGCGTTCTCGCCGGAAGTCAAGCTGGCCATCCAGGTCGAAGCGATCAAGGCCGATTAAACACCGTCTTTCCGCATGACAAGCCCGCCTCGCTGCCCGCAGCCAGGCGGGCTTTTGCATGCACGACGCGAATCCGCTGGACTTTTCTATCGTGCGGCATCACTATCGATTAGCATGATGTTGTTCTGACATGACACACCCACTTATCCACCGCGGAGGACCACATGAATTTCATTATCTGGATCGTTATTGGCGGCGTCATCGGCTGGCTGGCCAGCATGGTCATGAAAACCAATGCACAACAGGGCATCTTCCTCAATATCGTCGTCGGCATCGTCGGCGCCTTCCTGGGCGGCTGGCTGCTGGCGCCCCTGTTCGGCACGGGCACCATCAATAGCGACAATTTCAGTCTGGCTTCGCTGCTGGTCTCATTCCTCGGCGCCGTCATCCTGCTGGGCATCGTCAATCTTTTACGCCGCGGCAAAATACGCTAAGCAGGCAAACAGCTGCGCATCAGCAAGTGGCCGGGCGGCGCAAGCGCCCGGCCACTTTTCATTGCCGCTAGGACACGTATGGACAATACCACAGCGGCCGCACGGAAAAATGCGCGTTGGCGGCCGGTTCCTGCCCCTGCGCCACCTAAAATCATGTCGTTCAAGCAACCACACATGAACATACCCTCCGGAAAATGTGATTGACTAGTGCGGGTTCGATACGGATACTCTATGTCGCCCGCTGCACAATCAGCGGGTACTCCGCTGATTCCGACTTCCCTACAATGTAAAAGAACAGAACTCGAATGAAAAAATCTCTCATCGCGCTCGCCATCCTGAGCAACTTCGCACACGCCGACGAAGGCATGTGGATGCCCCAACAGCTGCCACAAGTAGCCAAGGAGCTGAAAGCCGCCGGACTGAAACTCGATCCGACCACCCTGACCAAACTGACCGAATTCCCGATGGGCGCCATCGTCAGCCTGGGCGGCTGCTCGGCGTCGTTCGTCTCGCCGCAAGGCCTGGTTGCCACCAACCACCATTGCGTCTACAACAGCGTGGCGGTCAATTCGACCAAGGAGCGCGATTTGCTGGCCAACGGTTTCCTGGCCAAGACGTTCGCTGAAGAATTGCCGGCCGCCCCGGGCAGCCGCATCTTCGTCACCTCGGCCGTGACCAATGTCAGCGACAAGATCATCAGCGCCGACGTGGCCAAGCTGCAAGGCAAGGCGCGCATCGACGCGATCGAGAAAAACCAGAAGAAACTGGTTGCAGAATGCGAAAAAGAAGCGGGTTTCCGCTGCACCGTGTCGAGCTACTACGGCGGCCTCGAGTTCTACCTGATCAAGCAACTGGAAATCCGCGACGTGCGCCTGGTGCACGCGCCACCAGCGGGCGTGGGTAAATTCGGCGGCGACACCGACAACTGGATGTGGCCGCGCCACACGGGCGACTACGGTTTCTACCGCGCCTACGTCAGCAAAGACGGCAAAGCTGCCGACTTCAGCAAGGACAACGTGCCGTACCAGCCAAAACACGTACTGAAACTGGCCAAGGATGGCTTGAAAGAAGGCGATTTCGTCATGGCGCTGGGCTACCCGGGCCGCACCAACCGTCACCGCCTGCCATCGGAAGTGGCGTTCACGTTTGACTGGAACTACCCGGCCTTCGTGAAAGCGTCGGGCGAAACCCTGGCCATCATCGCGCGCGAAACCAAGGATAACAAGGACGTTGCCCTGAAATACGCGGGTCAGGTTGCCGGCGTGAACAATTACTACAAGAACCGCCAAGGCATGCTGGACTCGTACGCGGGCAGCGACTTCCTGGCGCGCAAGACGACGGAACACGAAGCCCTGAAAACCTGGGTCAACGCCAATCCTGCCCGCAAGGCGGAATTTGCCGGCGACATCGAGCAAGTGGAAAAGCTGATCGCCGAGCGCGATGCCGACACCAAGCGCGATTTCTTCCTCAGCTATGCGCAGCCACGCCTGCTGAGCACGGCACGCAGCCTGTACCGTTTGTCGAACGAAGGCACCAAGGCCGATACGGAACGCAAGTCCGGCTACCAGACGCGCGATTTGCCACGTCTCTCGTCGAGCATCACGTCGGTCGAGCGCACCTACGATGAAAAAGTCGACAAGGCGCTGGTATTGAACAGCCTGACCAAGTACGCAGCGCAACCAGCCGCACAACGCCGTGCCAGCTTCGACGCCGCCATCGGCATCAAGGATGGCATGTCGCAAGCCGACCTGGCCGCCGCCCTGGACAAACTGTATGCGGGCAGCAAGCTGGCCGACAAGGAAGAACGCGCGGCATGGTTGAAACGCACGCCAGCCGAATTCCAGGCCAGCAAGGACAGCTTCATCCAGGCCGCCGTCGCCATGTACCCGGATTCGCTGAAAAACGAAGCGGAAGACGAAGAACTGGCCGGCAAGATCCAGCAAGCCTACGCCAACTACATGAAAGCAAAAATCGCCTTCATGAAGAGCAAGGGCCAAGCCGTCTATCCTGACGCCAACAGCACCCTGCGCGTGACGTTCGGCCGTGTTGCCGGCCGTGACCATGGCGCCGACGGCACCACCTGGACCGCCTTCACCACCGTCAATGGCGTCGCCGCCAAAGCCACGGGCGAAGGCGAGTTCAATGCGCCGGCGAAACAACTGGCCGCGATCAAAGCCAAGGACTTCGGCAAATTCGTCGATCCGAAGCTGAAAACCGTGCCGGTCGACTACCTGGCCACCCTGGACATCACCGGCGGCAACTCCGGTTCGGCTGCCCTGAACGCAAAAGGCGAATTCATCGGCCTGGCATTCGACGGCACCTTGGACTCGATCATTTCCGACTGGGACTACAACAAGGCCAACACCCGTTCGATCCAGGTCGACCTGCGCTACATGCTGTGGAACATGAAACACATCGACCACGCAGACAACCTGCTGAAAGAAATGGGCGCCGAGTAATTCGCGGATAACAACAACTAATAAGCCCGGCAACGGGCGGTTGTTCCCTGAGCCACTCCTGCGGGAGTGGCTTTTTTTTTGCCTAACGTTTTACTTTGCTAAAGCGGTAAGGCACGGCTTGCTCCTCGCCAAACACGTGCGTGCTGCCGCTTCCCAGCGGCAACATGACCCTCCGGCCCTCCTGCAGCAGCAAGGCCAGGTCGGCGCCGGGAAAGCGCTGCGCCAGCAGCGGATAGGCTTGCCGGTCGATGCGCGCGGCGGGAATCACGATGCGGTAATCGCCGTCGCCAAAGTCCAGCAGCAGCGCGGCCACCTCATCCGGCCCCGGCAGCGCCGTGATGCGCAGGCGCGTGCTGCCCTTGACGAGCTCGAAAGCCGACCATACGGGCAAGACACGCTGCGTCGCGCCGACCCGCAACTGCGGCGCCTGCCCCGCCTCCGCCGACGTCAGCAAGACGTCAGGCATCTCCTCCGATACGGCGCCATCAACGGCCAGCAGCCAGCCCCGGTAGCGTATCAGCGCGCCCTGTGCGGCGGCGGTCACGGAGCCGCCCTGCGTCACCGGTTCCTTGCTCGCCGGCAAGCGCAACGGCGCCGCCTGTGCCGCCAGGCAAGCCCACCACACCAGCGCTGCCATCGCTGCCATCACTGCCTTGCCCATGCCGCCTCCCTTGCGCGTGAAACGTATTCATAACACAAGTTCGGCCCGGCCCATCTGCCGCGCCTCAAGGCGCCGACGCCGGTGCTACAATTGGCCCCTAGCGGGCGTACTTACCCAGCGCGCCTTCCCCCTCCCAGACTCAGACCGCTATGCCACCAGACTTGCGCACGACCTACGAACTCGGTAACCACAACCAGACCACGACCTGGCTGGAATGCATCACCTTCTATCAAGATCTCGCCGCACGCTACCCGCAAGTGCTGCACTTCGAACAGATCGGCCTGTCCGATTCGGGCGTGCCCATCCATGCTGGCGTCATCAGCGCGGACGGCGTATTCGACCGCGAGCAGATCAAGCGCGCGGGCCGCACCGTGTTCTTCAACAACAACGGCATCCACCCGGGCGAACCGGAAGGCATCGACGCCTGCATGGCCATCGTGCGCGACCTGTGCACGCAGCCGGAACGCCTGGCGGCGCTGGGCAGCACCGTGCTGCTGTTCATTCCGATCTACAACGTCGATGGCAGCCTGAACCGCGCCAACACGTCGCGCGTAAACCAGGATGGCCCGGAGCAATTCGGTTTCCGCGGCAATAGCCGCCACCTGGACTTGAACCGCGATTTCATCAAGTGCGACAGCCTGAACGCGCAAGTGTTCAACCGCCTGCTGGCCAGCTGGGACCCGGACGTGATGGTCGACACGCACACGTCGAACGGCGCCGACTACCCGTACACGATGACCCTGATCCACACGCAGACGGATAAGCTGGGCAATGGCCTCGGCCCCTTCCTGCAAGACACCATGCTGCCGCATATCTTTGCGCAGATGGAACAAGCAGGCTGGCCCACCTGCCCGTATGTCAACCCCGTCAAGGACAGCCCTGACCACGGCATCGCCGAATTCCTCGAAGTGCCGCGTTTCTCGACGGGTTTTGCGGCCTTGCATCACGTCATTGGTTTCATGCCGGAAACGCACATGCTGAAACCGTTTGCCGACCGCTACGCATCCATGCGCGCCCTGCTCGACATCTGCATGGCGTTCACGGTCAAACATGGTGAACAGATCAAGCAACTGCGCGCGCAAGCCAAGGCGGCGGGCCGCACGCAAGCCGAGTGGCCCATCCACTGGGCCATGAACGAAGCGCAGCCGTCGACCTTCCCCTTCAAGGGCTACACAGCAAAATACACGCCGAGCGTGCTGGGCGACTACCAGCGCCTGTCCTACGACCGCTCGCAGCCGTGGGAACGCGACATCGCCTACTACAACCGCTTCGATGCGGACGTCACCGTGGCCGCGCCAAAAGCCTATATCGTGCCGCAAGCGTGGCGCGAAGTCATCGAACGGCTGCGCTGGAACGGCGTCGAAATGAGCCGAATCACCACCGAACAGACGGTAACGGCGCGCTACTACCACATCACCGACGTCGGCACGCGGGCCACCGCCTACGAAGGCCACATGTTCCACGACAATGTAGAACTCGAAGCGCGCACGGGCCAGTTCACCGTGCAGGCGGGCGATTATGTCGTCAGCCTGGACCAGGACAACGCGCGCTACGCCGTGGAAACGCTGGAACCGCAGGCACACGACAGCTTCTTCCGCTGGGGCTTCTTCAACAGCGTGCTGGAGAAGAAAGAA
This window of the Janthinobacterium agaricidamnosum genome carries:
- the purB gene encoding adenylosuccinate lyase, coding for MTSTTPYSTLSALSPLDGRYASKTDLLRPILSEAGFMHHRVKVEISWLQALSQAGFAEIKPFSAEASALLDKMAADFSEADAARIKAIEAVTNHDVKAVEYWLKEQVADVPELVAASEFIHFACTSEDINNTSHGMMLKAARDGVMLPALNGLVAKLTQIAHDNADVPMLSRTHGQTASPTTLGKEFANVVARLQRAVKRIAQVEILGKMNGAVGNYNAHLSAYPGFDWPAFSQAVIEQRLGLVFNPYTIQIEPHDYMAELFDAFARANTILLDLNRDIWTYVSLGYFKQKLKAGEIGSSTMPHKVNPIDFENSEGNLGLANAVLKHLSEKLPVSRMQRDLTDSTVLRNIGVGLGYTLLAYDSCLRGLNKLEVNHARLAQDLDATWEVLAEPVQTVMRRYGIENPYEQLKELTRGKGISKEALQTFVNGLAIPQDAKDVLLTMTPGNYIGIAAQLAKAI
- a CDS encoding M14 family zinc carboxypeptidase; protein product: MPPDLRTTYELGNHNQTTTWLECITFYQDLAARYPQVLHFEQIGLSDSGVPIHAGVISADGVFDREQIKRAGRTVFFNNNGIHPGEPEGIDACMAIVRDLCTQPERLAALGSTVLLFIPIYNVDGSLNRANTSRVNQDGPEQFGFRGNSRHLDLNRDFIKCDSLNAQVFNRLLASWDPDVMVDTHTSNGADYPYTMTLIHTQTDKLGNGLGPFLQDTMLPHIFAQMEQAGWPTCPYVNPVKDSPDHGIAEFLEVPRFSTGFAALHHVIGFMPETHMLKPFADRYASMRALLDICMAFTVKHGEQIKQLRAQAKAAGRTQAEWPIHWAMNEAQPSTFPFKGYTAKYTPSVLGDYQRLSYDRSQPWERDIAYYNRFDADVTVAAPKAYIVPQAWREVIERLRWNGVEMSRITTEQTVTARYYHITDVGTRATAYEGHMFHDNVELEARTGQFTVQAGDYVVSLDQDNARYAVETLEPQAHDSFFRWGFFNSVLEKKEAFSDYVFEDMASELLRDEPALAAKFAEWKAANPALLSNQEAVLDFIFEHCQRFAEPEWRRYPVIALM
- a CDS encoding GlsB/YeaQ/YmgE family stress response membrane protein — translated: MNFIIWIVIGGVIGWLASMVMKTNAQQGIFLNIVVGIVGAFLGGWLLAPLFGTGTINSDNFSLASLLVSFLGAVILLGIVNLLRRGKIR
- a CDS encoding YceI family protein translates to MKLSHLMIAVLAAAGAGSAMAATDTYNLDPTHTFPSFEADHMGMSVWRGKFNKTKGTVALDRAAKTGSLDLVIDADSIDFGLDAMNTHAKKADMFNVEKFPQITYKSKSLKFNGEQLVEVDGELTLLGVTKPVKLNVSKFKCIMHPRYKREVCGADATAEFKRSDFGLNYGMPAFSPEVKLAIQVEAIKAD
- a CDS encoding YceI family protein → MKTTQRIVLASLLGLSVAATAATLLKVDPAKTSVSAVFKQMNVPVEAKFKKFNIAIDYNPATPDASKASVEIETASIDIGDPEYNKEVAKKEWFNSAQFPKATFVSSSIKAAGAGKLTVTGKLSIKGKTTDVTFPLAVKADGGKYAFDGALPIKRLTYNIGEGEWKDTSMVADEVTIKFHVAAQ
- a CDS encoding S46 family peptidase, whose amino-acid sequence is MKKSLIALAILSNFAHADEGMWMPQQLPQVAKELKAAGLKLDPTTLTKLTEFPMGAIVSLGGCSASFVSPQGLVATNHHCVYNSVAVNSTKERDLLANGFLAKTFAEELPAAPGSRIFVTSAVTNVSDKIISADVAKLQGKARIDAIEKNQKKLVAECEKEAGFRCTVSSYYGGLEFYLIKQLEIRDVRLVHAPPAGVGKFGGDTDNWMWPRHTGDYGFYRAYVSKDGKAADFSKDNVPYQPKHVLKLAKDGLKEGDFVMALGYPGRTNRHRLPSEVAFTFDWNYPAFVKASGETLAIIARETKDNKDVALKYAGQVAGVNNYYKNRQGMLDSYAGSDFLARKTTEHEALKTWVNANPARKAEFAGDIEQVEKLIAERDADTKRDFFLSYAQPRLLSTARSLYRLSNEGTKADTERKSGYQTRDLPRLSSSITSVERTYDEKVDKALVLNSLTKYAAQPAAQRRASFDAAIGIKDGMSQADLAAALDKLYAGSKLADKEERAAWLKRTPAEFQASKDSFIQAAVAMYPDSLKNEAEDEELAGKIQQAYANYMKAKIAFMKSKGQAVYPDANSTLRVTFGRVAGRDHGADGTTWTAFTTVNGVAAKATGEGEFNAPAKQLAAIKAKDFGKFVDPKLKTVPVDYLATLDITGGNSGSAALNAKGEFIGLAFDGTLDSIISDWDYNKANTRSIQVDLRYMLWNMKHIDHADNLLKEMGAE
- a CDS encoding cytochrome b — encoded protein: MQRYTTTAIILHWLTALLIISAFVMGLIMTDIPGLTPTKLKYFSWHKWLGVTVLAIAAIRLLWRKANVPPPHPASMVAWQKKAADAMHVLLYILIFAVPISGYLYTLAAGVPVVYLGLFQLPVIMAPNPELKPLLKEIHYVLNMTMAAAVAAHVLAALKHQFIDRDGVLKRMLP